A single Cyprinus carpio isolate SPL01 chromosome A6, ASM1834038v1, whole genome shotgun sequence DNA region contains:
- the LOC109092263 gene encoding interleukin enhancer-binding factor 3 homolog isoform X2 produces MAQLGNFPRRREGPLPPRPPPAWDEHQAYEELLYWDNLMQEGYRLHPQDYDRYEELRYWYDCLCYEEDLRQYNQYIVEYRKWEEENLHPELPPMRPPTRPPMGPPPQRTFVNEDRYVKAKHTTVYPSAKQLDAVQCMVSNVECALKSVSNWLNEKESSAADAGSGSPQSKLRGVLRVGLVAKGLLLKDDLELELVLLCRDMPTSSLLRLISGKLSEFIKDVTEEKYVVTPSIQDAAIIVTSPKESILKLSIHLTSPVVREQVEKEASGEPCAESSPQDALDRQKCLTSLASLRQAKWFQAKVSELESCVIVIRILRDLCNRVSTWAPLKGWILELLCQKAISTSERLLGPGEAFRRVLECLASGILMEGGPGISDPCERDSTDAGAHLTLQQREDITQSAQFALRLSAFGQLYKVLGMDRLNSKAARLLSEQNRVTDIPVKRPREVYDAGDLEMRPKFPRKERHEPANALMKLNQLRPGTLYKLASQTGPEHEPQFTMAVEVDGVTYEATGPSKRSAKLHVAQKVLQELGVPLPSEAKPADEIKSQSVAAPVVTGSDETTPTGSEDGTEGGPILTKHGKNPVMELNEKRRSLKYELTSVKGRFNDKTFTIEEPGQSQHEQLNSK; encoded by the exons GTATGAAGAGTTGCGTTATTGGTATGACTGCTTGTGTTATGaagaagacctcaggcagtacaaCCAATATATTGTTGAGTACAGGAAATGGGAGGAGGAGAATCTGCACCCAGAA CTTCCACCAATGAGGCCACCAACTAGGCCACCAATGGGGCCACCTCCTCAGCGAACGTTTGTGAATGAGGATCGCTATGTGAAGGCCAAGCACACAACTGTGTACCCATCAGCAAAGCAGCTGGATGCAGTGCAGTGCATGGTGTCTAATGTGGAGTGTGCCCTGAAGTCGGTCTCTAATTGGTTAAATGAAAAAGAGAGCAGTGCCGCTGATGCTGGAAG TGGTTCTCCTCAAAGTAAACTGCGTGGTGTTTTGAGAGTGGGCCTGGTTGCTAAAGGACTCCTGCTGAAAGATGACTTGGAGTTAGAGTTGGTGCTGCTCTGCAGGGATATGCCTACCAGTTCTCTGCTCAGGCTGATCTCGGGAAAACTCTCAGAATTCATAAAG GATGTTACTGAGGAGAAATACGTCGTCACTCCATCGATCCAAGATGCTGCTATTATTGTTACTAGCCCAAAGGAGTCAATTCTGAAACTGAGTATCCATCTGACCTCACCTGTGGTCAGGGAGCAGGTTGAAAAAGAGGCATCTGGAG AACCGTGTGCGGAAAGCTCTCCGCAGGACGCTCTGGACAGGCAGAAATGTCTGACTTCTCTGGCGTCTCTCCGCCAGGCCAAGTGGTTCCAG GCTAAAGTGTCCGAGCTTGAGTCATGTGTCATCGTGATTCGGATCTTGCGTGACTTGTGTAACCGTGTTTCAACGTGGGCCCCGCTCAAAGGATGG ATTCTTGAGCTGCTCTGTCAGAAGGCCATTTCAACCAGCGAGAGGCTGCTGGGACCTGGAGAGGCATTCCGGAGAGTTCTGGAGTGTCTTGCATCAGGGATACTAATGGAGG GTGGTCCAGGCATTTCTGATCCCTGTGAGCGAGACAGCACTGATGCTGGTGCCCATCTTACACTGCAACAGAGAGAAGACATTACTCAGAGTGCACAG TTTGCCTTAAGACTGTCAGCTTTTGGGCAACTTTACAAAGTTCTTGGAATGGACCGCCTCAATTCCAAAGCTGCTAGATTGCTCAGCGAACAAAACAGAG tgACTGATATCCCAGTAAAGAGGCCAAGGGAAGTCTATGATGCTGGGGATCTTGAAATGAGGCCAAAGTTTCCAAGAAAag AAAGGCATGAACCAGCAAATGCTCTGATGAAGCTGAACCAGTTGCGACCTGGAACCCTCTACAAATTGGCATCACAGACTGGGCCTGAACATGAACCTCAGTTCACAATGGCTGTAGAGGTGGATGGAGTAACTTATGAGGCTACAGGCCCCTCCAAACGCAGCGCCAAACTTCATGTTGCCCAGAAA GTTCTGCAAGAATTAGGTGTGCCCTTGCCGTCAGAGGCCAAGCCTGCTGATGAAATTAAGAGCCAGTCTGTTGCTGCGCCTGTGGTCACCGGGTCAGATGAAACCACTCCTACAGGGTCTGAGGACGGCACTGAG GGTGGCCCCATCCTCACCAAACATGGCAAGAATCCCGTCATGGAGCTCAACGAGAAGCGGAGAAGTCTGAAATATGAACTGACCTCTGTCAAGGGACGCTTCAATGACAAGACCTTCACCATCGAG GAACCTGGTCAAAGTCAACATGAGCAACTCAACAGTAAATAA
- the LOC109092274 gene encoding glutaryl-CoA dehydrogenase, mitochondrial-like, which yields MALRTALSRLLVNSQRCSLISVSRAQGTSAPAAYEEQVKKTAKTPKVQFNWCDALDLEGQLTEEEIMIRDSFCTYCQEKLMPRILMANRNEHFHREILNEMGELGVLGPTIQGYGCAGTSYVAYGLIAREVERVDSGYRSVMSVQSSLVMHPINAYGTEAQKQKYLPKLARGEILGCFGLTEPNHGSDPGGMETKAKYNPSSRTYTISGAKTWITNSPYADICVVWAKCEDGRVRGFVLERGMEGLSTPKIEGKFSLRASATGMILMDEVEVPEENLLPHVSGLAGPFGCLNNARYGIAWGALGAAEFCFHAARQYTLDRIQFGVPLARNQLIQKKMADMLTEITIGLQSCLQLGRLIDQKKHTPEMISMLKRNSCGKALDIARQARDMLGGNGIADEYHIIRHVMNLEAVNTYEGTHDIHALILGRAITGLQSFTVGK from the exons ATGGCATTGAGAACAGCTTTATCGCGTCTGCTGGTGAACTCACAGAGATGTTCTCTGATCTCTGTGTCAAGGGCCCAGGGCACTTCGGCCCCAGCAGCATACG AGGAGCAAgtgaaaaaaacagcaaaaacac CTAAGGTGCAGTTTAACTGGTGTGATGCGCTGGATCTGGAAGGACAGCTCACAGAGGAGGAAATCATGATCAGAGACAGTTTCTGCACATACTGCCAAGAGAAGCTCATGCCCCGCATCCTCATGGCCAACAGGAATGAAC ATTTCCATCGGGAGATTTTAAACGAAATGGGAGAGCTTGGTGTCCTCGGGCCTACGATTCAAG GATATGGCTGTGCGGGCACTAGTTACGTGGCATACGGTCTGATCGCCAGGGAGGTGGAGAGAGTGGACAGTGGCTACCGTTCAGTTATGAGTGTCCAGTCCTCACTGGTCATGCACCCTATCAACGCATATGGAACAGAAGCACAGAAGCAGAAATACCTGCCTAAACTGG CTCGTGGAGAGATTCTGGGCTGTTTTGGACTTACAGAACCAAACCATGGGAGTGATCCTGGTGGCATGGAGACCAAAGCCAAATACAACCCCTCCAGCAGGACATACACCATCAGTGGGGCAAAAACATG GATCACCAACTCCCCATACGCTGATATCTGTGTGGTGTGGGCCAAGTGTGAGGATGGCAGGGTGAGAGGGTTTGTCCTGGAGAGAGGAATGGAGGGCCTGAGCACCCCTAAGATAGAGGGCAAGTTCTCCCTCAGGGCCTCAGCCACCGGGATGATCCTAATGGACGAGGTTGAAGTGCCAGAGGAAAACCTGCTGCCCCATGTGTCTGGCCTTgct GGTCCCTTTGGCTGCCTGAACAATGCCCGTTACGGCATTGCGTGGGGCGCTCTGGGTGCTGCAGAATTTTGTTTCCATGCTGCCCGCCAGTACACCCTGGACAG AATCCAGTTCGGAGTCCCTCTGGCCAGAAACCAGCTGATACAGAAGAAGATGGCAGACATGCTGACAGAGATTACAATCGGCCTGCAGTCCTGTTTACAGCTGGGCAGACTCATCGACCAAAAGAA ACACACACCAGAGATGATCTCCATGCTGAAACGGAACTCATGTGGAAAAGCCCTGGACATCGCCAGGCAGGCCAGAGACATGCTGGGAGGAAACGGCATAGCAGACGAATACCACATCATACGCCATGTCATGAACCTAGAGGCCGTCAACACATATGAAG GCACTCATGACATCCATGCTTTGATCTTGGGCAGAGCCATCACTGGACTCCAGTCTTTTACTGTTGGAAAATAA
- the LOC109092263 gene encoding spermatid perinuclear RNA-binding protein-like isoform X1, with translation MAQLGNFPRRREGPLPPRPPPAWDEHQAYEELLYWDNLMQEGYRLHPQDYDRYEELRYWYDCLCYEEDLRQYNQYIVEYRKWEEENLHPELPPMRPPTRPPMGPPPQRTFVNEDRYVKAKHTTVYPSAKQLDAVQCMVSNVECALKSVSNWLNEKESSAADAGSGSPQSKLRGVLRVGLVAKGLLLKDDLELELVLLCRDMPTSSLLRLISGKLSEFIKDVTEEKYVVTPSIQDAAIIVTSPKESILKLSIHLTSPVVREQVEKEASGEPCAESSPQDALDRQKCLTSLASLRQAKWFQAKVSELESCVIVIRILRDLCNRVSTWAPLKGWILELLCQKAISTSERLLGPGEAFRRVLECLASGILMEGGPGISDPCERDSTDAGAHLTLQQREDITQSAQFALRLSAFGQLYKVLGMDRLNSKAARLLSEQNRVTDIPVKRPREVYDAGDLEMRPKFPRKERHEPANALMKLNQLRPGTLYKLASQTGPEHEPQFTMAVEVDGVTYEATGPSKRSAKLHVAQKVLQELGVPLPSEAKPADEIKSQSVAAPVVTGSDETTPTGSEDGTEGGPILTKHGKNPVMELNEKRRSLKYELTSVKGRFNDKTFTIEVEVDGQKFQGSGSNKKLAKANAALAALEQLFPEGSPADPLKKKKFPPMGYGMAGVPYNAGNRGRGRGRGRGRGFNTGKFAGSTTTAGLTPAQSVTNSSTPVNPQEDQSATSTISASTYQAVPPPVTGYYNQYTQSYSQFKKPLNQGQNQTQNQIQSKTTNQQAPLVGPDYGYGYQGPGMGMGGPPDYNYAAYNGPPGTATFGPPGTTNQSYSFTQSAYPNLGGYSSGANSTDYTYR, from the exons GTATGAAGAGTTGCGTTATTGGTATGACTGCTTGTGTTATGaagaagacctcaggcagtacaaCCAATATATTGTTGAGTACAGGAAATGGGAGGAGGAGAATCTGCACCCAGAA CTTCCACCAATGAGGCCACCAACTAGGCCACCAATGGGGCCACCTCCTCAGCGAACGTTTGTGAATGAGGATCGCTATGTGAAGGCCAAGCACACAACTGTGTACCCATCAGCAAAGCAGCTGGATGCAGTGCAGTGCATGGTGTCTAATGTGGAGTGTGCCCTGAAGTCGGTCTCTAATTGGTTAAATGAAAAAGAGAGCAGTGCCGCTGATGCTGGAAG TGGTTCTCCTCAAAGTAAACTGCGTGGTGTTTTGAGAGTGGGCCTGGTTGCTAAAGGACTCCTGCTGAAAGATGACTTGGAGTTAGAGTTGGTGCTGCTCTGCAGGGATATGCCTACCAGTTCTCTGCTCAGGCTGATCTCGGGAAAACTCTCAGAATTCATAAAG GATGTTACTGAGGAGAAATACGTCGTCACTCCATCGATCCAAGATGCTGCTATTATTGTTACTAGCCCAAAGGAGTCAATTCTGAAACTGAGTATCCATCTGACCTCACCTGTGGTCAGGGAGCAGGTTGAAAAAGAGGCATCTGGAG AACCGTGTGCGGAAAGCTCTCCGCAGGACGCTCTGGACAGGCAGAAATGTCTGACTTCTCTGGCGTCTCTCCGCCAGGCCAAGTGGTTCCAG GCTAAAGTGTCCGAGCTTGAGTCATGTGTCATCGTGATTCGGATCTTGCGTGACTTGTGTAACCGTGTTTCAACGTGGGCCCCGCTCAAAGGATGG ATTCTTGAGCTGCTCTGTCAGAAGGCCATTTCAACCAGCGAGAGGCTGCTGGGACCTGGAGAGGCATTCCGGAGAGTTCTGGAGTGTCTTGCATCAGGGATACTAATGGAGG GTGGTCCAGGCATTTCTGATCCCTGTGAGCGAGACAGCACTGATGCTGGTGCCCATCTTACACTGCAACAGAGAGAAGACATTACTCAGAGTGCACAG TTTGCCTTAAGACTGTCAGCTTTTGGGCAACTTTACAAAGTTCTTGGAATGGACCGCCTCAATTCCAAAGCTGCTAGATTGCTCAGCGAACAAAACAGAG tgACTGATATCCCAGTAAAGAGGCCAAGGGAAGTCTATGATGCTGGGGATCTTGAAATGAGGCCAAAGTTTCCAAGAAAag AAAGGCATGAACCAGCAAATGCTCTGATGAAGCTGAACCAGTTGCGACCTGGAACCCTCTACAAATTGGCATCACAGACTGGGCCTGAACATGAACCTCAGTTCACAATGGCTGTAGAGGTGGATGGAGTAACTTATGAGGCTACAGGCCCCTCCAAACGCAGCGCCAAACTTCATGTTGCCCAGAAA GTTCTGCAAGAATTAGGTGTGCCCTTGCCGTCAGAGGCCAAGCCTGCTGATGAAATTAAGAGCCAGTCTGTTGCTGCGCCTGTGGTCACCGGGTCAGATGAAACCACTCCTACAGGGTCTGAGGACGGCACTGAG GGTGGCCCCATCCTCACCAAACATGGCAAGAATCCCGTCATGGAGCTCAACGAGAAGCGGAGAAGTCTGAAATATGAACTGACCTCTGTCAAGGGACGCTTCAATGACAAGACCTTCACCATCGAG GTGGAAGTTGATGGACAGAAATTCCAGGGCTCTGGATCAAATAAGAAATTAGCCAAAGCCAACGCAGCACTTGCAGCATTAGAACAGCTTTTTCCAGAAGGTTCTCCTGCAGACCCACTCAAGAAAAAGAAATTCCCTCCTATG ggCTATGGTATGGCTGGAGTGCCTTACAATGCAGGCAATCGAGGTAGAGGAAGAGGCAGAGGTAGAGGAAGAGGATTCAACACTGGAAAGTTTGCAG GCTCAACCACTACTGCTGGATTGACCCCAGCCCAGTCTGTTACCAACTCCAGCACACCTGTGAATCCCCAGGAGGACCAGTCTGCAACCTCCACCATCAGCGCGTCCACATACCAAGCTGTACCACCACCAGTGACTGGCTATTATAATCAATACACCCAATCCTATTCACAGTTCAAAAAACCCCTCAATCAGGGCCAGAATCAGACTCAAAATCAAATCCAGAGCAAAACAACAAATCAGCAAGCTCCTCTTGTTGGACCAGATTACGGCTACGGATATCAAGGGCCTGGCATGGGTATGGGGGGTCCACCTGATTACAATTATGCAG CATACAATGGACCACCTGGTACAGCAACATTCGGACCCCCTGGAACAACAAATCAGAGCTATAGCTTCACCCAGAGCGCCTACCCCAACCTGGGCGGCTACAGCAGTGGAGCCAATAGCACAGACTACACATACAGATAA
- the LOC109092267 gene encoding tartrate-resistant acid phosphatase type 5-like has translation MASPLMLVFLTALPGVLCYHSSFIDLEAKGSNKSSIRFLVLGDWGGLPYPPYITPIEKATARMMAKTASQMGADFILALGDNFYYKGVSDVNDPRFQVTFVEVCGDDCFYIAWYVIAGNHDHAGNVLAQIEYSQKSKRWHFPYYYYEMNFRIPRTDSTLTIIMLDTVLLCGNSDDFLDQQPRGPRSSVQANRQLLWLQERLAKSKADYLLVAGHYPVWSISEHGPTDCLLKNLRPLLKKYKATAYLCGHDHNLQYIKESGIGYVVSGAGNFMDPDVRHRNQVPRGYLKFFNGDAGTLGGFAHVEVNKREMTVTFIQARGTSLYRAVLKKRDNLSGVDNYV, from the exons ATGGCGTCACCACTAATGCTGGTGTTTTTAACTGCTCTACCTGGGGTCCTCTGCTACCACTCCTCATTCATTGACCTGGAAGCTAAAGGAA GTAACAAGTCATCTATCAGGTTCCTGGTTTTGGGGGACTGGGGTGGTCTGCCATATCCTCCTTATATTACCCCTATAGAGAAGGCCACTGCACGCATGATGGCCAAAACTGCTTCTCAGATGGGCGCAGACTTCATTTTAGCACTTGGTGACAACTTCTACTATAAGGGCGTCAGTGACGTCAATGACCCCAGATTCCAG GTCACGTTTGTTGAAGTATGTGGTgatgattgtttttatattgcGTGGTATGTCATTGCTGGCAATCACGACCATGCAGGAAACGTCCTTGCTCAAATTGAGTACAGCCAGAAGTCAAAGAGATG GCACTTCCCCTACTACTATTATGAGATGAACTTCCGCATTCCTCGAACAGACAGCACACTGACCATCATCATGCTGGACACTGTGTTGCTGTGTGGAAACTCTGATGACTTCCTTGACCAGCAGCCCCGAGGTCCCCGAAGTAGCGTTCAGGCCAACAGACAGCTGCTGTGGCTTCAGGAACGTTTGGCAAAGTCTAAGGCTGATTATCTCCTGGTGGCTGGCCATTATCCGGTATGGTCCATATCAGAGCATGGGCCAACCGACTGTCTGCTGAAGAACTTGAGACCACTGCTTAAGAAGTATAAGGCTACTGCTTACCTGTGTGGCCATGATCACAATCTACAA TACATCAAGGAGTCTGGTATTGGTTATGTGGTTAGTGGAGCTGGTAACTTTATGGATCCTGATGTGCGGCACCGAAACCAGGTTCCTCGAGGTTACCTCAAGTTCTTCAATGGTGATGCTGGCACCCTGGGTGGCTTTGCCCATGTGGAGGTTAACAAGAGAGAGATGACTGTTACTTTTATCCAGGCTAGAGGAACCTCTCTCTACAGGGCTGTTCTTAAAAAGCGTGACAATCTTTCCGGAGTGGACAACTATGTTTGA
- the LOC109091990 gene encoding uncharacterized protein LOC109091990: MNPVNMNSLNVSISGNQHANQFAVYESPLYKDYRPPARDLIQLPRALLYLMMAAVVVVAVAYAIVGHLIKDLAHDILDWALGPDEEILKVNSEAGDDGSTHMPPGLTHSHPNAFHVWDQDDVVIPLSPVDSPQTSPLLATIPFIPHFFPSPASHSVLNSPALPQIHPEDNKSPTKTPQDAYVFPSPKMKGHSSAFSHMSFHERRDGTDKV; the protein is encoded by the exons ATGAACCCCGTGAATATGAACAGTTTGAACGTATCCATCTCTGGAAACCAGCACGCGAATCAGTTCGCCGTCTATGAGTCTCCGCTGTACAAGGACTACAGACCTCCAGCCAGAGATCTGATCCAGCTCCCCAGAGCCCTGCTCTACCTGATGATGGCCGCGGTGGTGGTGGTCGCTGTCGCTTATGCCATTGTGGGACATTTAATTAAAGACCTCGCGCATGACATCTTGG aCTGGGCTTTGGGTCCAGATGAGGAGATCTTAAAGGTCAACAGTGAGGCGGGTGATGATGGTTCCACGCACATGCCACCAGGCCTCACACACTCCCACCCCAACGCCTTTCATGTTTGGGATCAGGACGACGTGGTCATCCCCCTCTCTCCAGTGGACAGCCCTCAAACCAGCCCCCTTTTGGCTACCATCCCTTTTATCCCTCACTTCTTCCCCTCTCCTGCTTCTCACAGTGTGCTGAATAGCCCCGCACTGCCTCAAATACACCCAGAGGATAACAAGAGCCCCACAAAGACACCACAAGATGCCTATGTCTTCCCTTCACCCAAAATGAAAGGACATAGTTCCGCTTTCTCACACATGTCATTTCATGAGAGAAGAGATGGGACTGATAAAGTTTGA